One window of Methylococcus sp. EFPC2 genomic DNA carries:
- a CDS encoding ArsC family reductase: MSEKPLPVLYGIKNCDTVRKARSWLDQQGIVYRFHDFRADGLEPALLDRFEQALGWDTLLNRRGTTWRGLDATLRDGITDRESAIALMLSKPTVIKRPVLAAGENYLAGFSPDDYSRTLNEK, from the coding sequence ATGAGCGAAAAACCCCTGCCCGTACTCTACGGCATCAAGAACTGCGACACCGTCCGCAAGGCACGATCCTGGCTGGATCAGCAAGGCATCGTCTACCGTTTTCACGACTTCCGCGCCGACGGGCTGGAGCCGGCCTTGCTGGATCGCTTCGAGCAAGCCTTGGGTTGGGATACGCTGCTGAACCGGCGCGGTACGACCTGGCGCGGACTGGATGCAACATTGCGCGACGGCATCACCGACCGGGAAAGCGCCATCGCCTTGATGCTGTCCAAGCCGACGGTGATCAAGCGCCCCGTCCTGGCAGCGGGCGAAAATTACCTGGCCGGTTTCAGCCCTGACGATTATTCACGAACACTGAACGAAAAATGA
- the dapE gene encoding succinyl-diaminopimelate desuccinylase, which translates to MSDTLQLTEALIRCPSVTPDDAGCMDLVAARLAPLGFEPEWLNFGETRNLWLRRGVSAPLFVFLGHTDVVPPGPLESWTSPPFEPVIRDGKLYGRGAADMKSGVAAMVTALESFVAAHPDHRGSIALMLTSDEEGDAKDGVVKVVETLKARGYQIDWCLIGEPSSFDNLGDVIRVGRRGSLNGKLRVFGVQGHVAYPEKVENPIHRFAPALAELTAEVWDQGNEFFPPTSFQVSNLNSGTGAENVVPGRLDALFNFRFSTALTEDEIKRRVHAILDKHGLRYELSWRLSGAPFLTTGTELVEAVQQALESVVGRRARPDTGGGTSDGRFIAPTGAQVVELGPLNGSIHKVDEHTPVADVDSLSRIYERVLVNLLA; encoded by the coding sequence ATGAGCGACACGCTGCAACTCACCGAAGCCCTCATCCGCTGCCCTTCCGTCACTCCGGACGATGCCGGCTGCATGGACCTGGTCGCCGCAAGGCTGGCGCCGCTGGGCTTCGAGCCCGAATGGCTGAATTTCGGTGAGACCCGCAACCTCTGGCTGCGGCGCGGGGTATCGGCTCCGCTGTTCGTGTTCCTGGGCCACACCGACGTGGTGCCGCCGGGGCCGCTGGAGTCGTGGACGTCGCCGCCGTTCGAGCCGGTGATCCGCGACGGTAAACTATACGGGCGCGGTGCGGCCGACATGAAAAGTGGGGTGGCGGCCATGGTGACGGCGCTGGAATCCTTCGTCGCGGCCCATCCCGACCATCGCGGCTCCATCGCGCTCATGTTGACCAGCGACGAGGAAGGCGATGCCAAGGACGGTGTGGTGAAAGTGGTCGAAACCCTCAAGGCGCGCGGCTACCAGATCGATTGGTGCCTGATAGGCGAGCCGTCCAGCTTCGATAACCTGGGCGACGTGATCCGCGTCGGCCGGCGCGGATCGCTCAATGGCAAGCTCAGGGTCTTCGGTGTCCAGGGGCATGTGGCCTATCCGGAGAAGGTGGAAAATCCCATCCACCGTTTCGCCCCGGCTCTGGCCGAGTTGACGGCCGAGGTGTGGGATCAGGGCAACGAATTTTTCCCGCCGACCAGTTTCCAGGTCTCCAACCTCAATTCCGGAACGGGGGCCGAGAACGTGGTGCCGGGGAGGCTGGACGCCTTGTTCAATTTCCGCTTTTCCACCGCGTTGACAGAAGACGAGATCAAGCGCCGCGTCCACGCCATCCTGGACAAGCACGGCTTGCGCTACGAATTGAGCTGGCGTTTGTCCGGCGCGCCTTTTCTGACGACCGGGACCGAACTGGTGGAGGCCGTGCAGCAGGCTTTGGAAAGCGTGGTCGGGCGGAGGGCGCGGCCGGACACCGGCGGCGGCACCTCGGACGGTCGCTTCATCGCCCCGACCGGCGCCCAGGTGGTGGAACTGGGGCCGCTCAACGGCAGCATACACAAGGTGGACGAGCACACGCCGGTGGCCGACGTGGATAGCTTGTCGCGGATTTACGAGCGGGTGCTGGTGAATCTGCTGGCATGA
- a CDS encoding protein disulfide oxidoreductase, giving the protein MNFIRRHWFWPVLLAAFLAAQLWANRELVTGEAPAIHAADLQGRPFDLAQLRGRPALVYFWGSWCSICRAMQSTIQAVASDFPVITVALRSGGADAVTRYQNEQDFHPPTVLDEGGKISEAYGLRGVPAALILGPDGVIRYAAMGYTSEIGLRFRLWLAGL; this is encoded by the coding sequence ATGAATTTCATCCGCCGCCACTGGTTCTGGCCCGTTTTGCTGGCCGCTTTTCTGGCCGCCCAGCTTTGGGCCAACCGGGAACTGGTGACCGGCGAGGCGCCGGCCATCCATGCCGCCGATCTGCAGGGCCGGCCTTTCGACCTGGCCCAATTGCGCGGCCGGCCGGCGCTGGTTTATTTCTGGGGCAGTTGGTGTTCGATCTGCCGGGCCATGCAGTCCACCATACAAGCGGTCGCGTCCGACTTTCCCGTCATCACGGTCGCGTTGAGATCGGGTGGCGCCGACGCCGTGACGCGTTACCAAAACGAGCAGGACTTTCATCCGCCCACCGTGCTGGACGAGGGCGGGAAAATCTCCGAAGCGTATGGTTTGCGGGGCGTACCGGCCGCCTTGATTCTGGGGCCGGACGGCGTCATCCGCTATGCGGCCATGGGGTACACCAGCGAAATCGGCCTGCGTTTCCGGCTCTGGCTGGCAGGCTTGTGA
- a CDS encoding NAD(P)H-quinone oxidoreductase, translated as MNASMAVIEIAEPGGPEVLRLASRPIPQPGPGVVLIRVAAAGVNRPDVMQRKGLYPPPPGASDIPGLEVAGEIVAVDAPEAKARNPLPLGEGRVRAKPADRATASPQVLSLPDIGSKVCALVTGGGYAEYCLASAELCLPWPAGFDAVQAASLPETYFTVWSNLVDRARLHAGESLLVHGGSSGIGVAAIQLARALGAVVYATSGSAEKCRVCEELGAVAINYRERDFVAEIEARTEGRGVDVILDMVGGDYLQRNLSCLASEGRLVQIAVQNGPKASINLLPILLKRLTLTGSTLRARPVEQKASIAAALLERVWPLLGAGRIKPVIHARFPLALAAEAHRLMESGVHIGKIVLTV; from the coding sequence ATGAACGCATCCATGGCCGTCATCGAGATTGCCGAGCCCGGTGGCCCGGAGGTACTCAGGCTCGCGAGCCGTCCAATTCCGCAGCCTGGTCCCGGCGTAGTGCTGATCCGCGTGGCCGCCGCCGGCGTCAACCGGCCCGACGTGATGCAGCGCAAGGGCTTGTACCCGCCGCCGCCCGGCGCGTCCGACATCCCCGGCCTGGAAGTCGCCGGCGAGATCGTGGCAGTGGATGCCCCCGAAGCAAAAGCCAGAAACCCTCTCCCCCTGGGTGAGGGCAGGGTGAGGGCGAAGCCTGCGGATAGGGCGACAGCGTCTCCGCAGGTTTTGAGCTTGCCGGACATCGGTTCGAAAGTCTGCGCCCTGGTCACCGGCGGCGGTTATGCCGAATACTGTCTGGCTTCGGCCGAGCTGTGCCTGCCCTGGCCGGCCGGCTTCGACGCCGTACAGGCCGCCAGCCTGCCGGAGACTTATTTCACCGTTTGGAGCAACCTGGTCGATCGCGCCCGCCTCCACGCCGGCGAAAGCCTGCTGGTGCACGGCGGTTCCAGCGGCATCGGTGTCGCCGCCATCCAACTGGCCCGCGCCTTGGGCGCCGTGGTCTACGCGACCTCCGGTAGCGCGGAAAAATGCCGGGTCTGTGAAGAACTCGGCGCCGTCGCCATCAACTACCGCGAGCGCGATTTCGTCGCCGAGATCGAGGCCCGCACTGAGGGGCGAGGCGTCGACGTGATCCTGGACATGGTCGGCGGGGATTATCTCCAGCGCAATTTGTCCTGCCTCGCGTCCGAAGGGCGGCTGGTGCAGATCGCCGTGCAGAACGGGCCCAAGGCTTCGATCAATCTCTTGCCCATACTGCTCAAACGCCTCACCCTCACCGGTTCGACCTTGAGGGCTCGTCCGGTCGAACAGAAAGCGTCCATCGCCGCAGCCTTGCTCGAGCGTGTATGGCCCTTGCTGGGAGCCGGCCGTATCAAGCCCGTCATCCACGCCAGATTTCCGTTGGCACTAGCCGCCGAGGCGCACCGTTTGATGGAAAGCGGTGTCCACATCGGCAAAATCGTCTTGACTGTTTAA
- a CDS encoding tetratricopeptide repeat protein, with protein sequence MKSLIFSFLLLVFSVQALADLEAGVDAVARRDYATALKEFKLLAQEGDVAAQVNLGNLIMKGLGVKQNYVEAERWYRNAAEQNERMAQSKLGILYYHGLGVLKDTAEAARWFEKAARQGEPSAQAILATMYAQGEGVKPDLAQAYYWYTLAMEQGSEEARRGRDSLAEEMTPGQTDEALKRLAETRRDLERKEDAQVDGTAAAASQPAASLAEEKTAQPESATPLRSAHKHKAAKSGKKKHKPAARKRRRKHH encoded by the coding sequence ATGAAATCGCTGATTTTTTCTTTCCTGCTGCTCGTGTTTTCAGTCCAAGCGCTGGCCGATCTCGAAGCCGGCGTCGACGCCGTCGCTCGGCGCGACTACGCCACTGCCTTGAAGGAATTCAAGCTGCTCGCCCAGGAGGGCGACGTCGCGGCCCAGGTCAATCTCGGCAACCTGATCATGAAGGGCCTAGGGGTCAAGCAGAACTACGTGGAGGCCGAGCGCTGGTACCGCAACGCCGCCGAGCAGAACGAGCGCATGGCGCAGAGCAAGCTGGGCATCCTTTATTACCATGGTCTGGGGGTGTTGAAGGATACCGCCGAGGCCGCGCGCTGGTTCGAGAAGGCCGCCCGTCAGGGCGAGCCTTCGGCGCAGGCCATTCTGGCCACGATGTATGCCCAGGGCGAAGGTGTCAAACCGGACCTCGCCCAGGCTTATTACTGGTACACGCTGGCCATGGAGCAGGGTAGCGAGGAGGCCCGCCGCGGCCGCGACAGCCTGGCCGAGGAAATGACGCCGGGCCAGACGGACGAGGCCCTCAAGCGCCTGGCCGAGACGCGCCGCGATCTGGAGCGGAAAGAAGACGCACAAGTGGACGGGACGGCCGCCGCAGCGAGCCAGCCGGCTGCTTCGCTGGCAGAGGAGAAGACGGCTCAACCGGAGTCTGCCACCCCTTTGCGCTCGGCCCACAAGCATAAGGCGGCGAAGTCCGGCAAGAAGAAACATAAGCCTGCCGCTCGCAAGAGGCGCCGTAAACATCATTGA
- a CDS encoding type II toxin-antitoxin system CcdA family antitoxin — translation MAAHPTTKKSANLSVRSDLLAEAKALNINLSQAFETHLSELVKIKKRERWLEENREAIEAYNRRVEEDGVFSDAWRSF, via the coding sequence ATGGCCGCTCACCCGACTACCAAAAAATCCGCCAATCTTTCGGTCCGTTCCGATTTGCTGGCCGAAGCCAAGGCTCTGAATATCAATCTGTCCCAAGCGTTCGAAACCCATCTGAGCGAGCTGGTCAAAATCAAAAAACGCGAACGTTGGCTGGAAGAAAACCGTGAGGCCATAGAAGCTTACAATCGCAGGGTTGAGGAAGATGGCGTATTCAGCGACGCCTGGCGCTCGTTCTGA
- a CDS encoding CcdB family protein — translation MAQFDVYPNPHAGQKHIIPFLLDVQSDLLGALNTTVVVPFYDPAAVSISPIRGLMPVFEVQGQSYVMVSTELAGVPRKRLPPGVANLGVHRSIIMAALDIILTGF, via the coding sequence ATGGCGCAGTTCGACGTTTATCCCAATCCTCATGCCGGGCAAAAACACATTATTCCCTTCCTGCTGGACGTGCAGAGCGATTTGCTCGGCGCGCTGAACACGACGGTCGTGGTTCCTTTTTACGACCCGGCGGCTGTAAGTATTTCGCCGATACGCGGCCTGATGCCGGTGTTCGAAGTCCAAGGGCAATCCTACGTGATGGTTTCTACCGAACTGGCGGGCGTGCCACGTAAGCGTTTGCCGCCTGGCGTCGCCAATCTCGGTGTTCACCGGTCCATCATCATGGCCGCTCTGGATATCATCCTGACCGGTTTCTGA
- a CDS encoding GH1 family beta-glucosidase has product MTDRFSLFPPDFVWGAATSAYQIEGSPLADGAGPSNWHLFCRQPGAIDNGDTGDVACDHYRRYADDVRLMKRLGLQAYRFSVSWSRIFPEGRGKLNPKGLAFYQRLVEALNEAGIEPYLTLYHWDLPAALDDLGGWVNRDCAAWFADYAHVLMRELGGEVKHWITLNEPWVAVDGGYVHGVHAPGHASLAEAPHAAHNLLRGHALAVQAFRADGEGQIGLVVNLEPKYTASDKAEDKAAAARAHAYMNRQFLDPVLLGSYPEELAEIYGSHWPRFDEADMKLLREPFDFLGINYYTRSVNRADPQALPVGASPVRQPGATYTEMDWEVFPSGLQETLEWVKRRYGDIPLYVTENGAAMADPPPEDGRLQDDDRIDYFRTHLLAARAAMEEGVDLRGYFAWSLLDNFEWSCGYAKRFGLVHVDRATQVRTPKASAHFYSEVIATRGAVLRS; this is encoded by the coding sequence ATGACCGACCGTTTCTCACTCTTCCCCCCCGACTTCGTCTGGGGCGCCGCCACCTCCGCCTATCAGATCGAGGGCTCGCCCCTGGCCGACGGGGCAGGGCCCAGCAACTGGCACCTCTTCTGCCGACAGCCCGGCGCGATCGATAATGGCGACACGGGCGACGTGGCTTGCGATCATTACCGGCGCTATGCCGACGACGTGCGTTTGATGAAGCGGCTGGGCCTGCAGGCTTACCGCTTCAGCGTGTCCTGGAGCCGGATTTTTCCGGAAGGGCGCGGCAAGCTGAATCCCAAGGGCCTGGCTTTCTACCAGCGGCTGGTCGAAGCCTTGAACGAGGCGGGGATAGAGCCCTATTTGACGCTCTACCACTGGGACTTGCCGGCGGCGCTGGACGATTTGGGCGGCTGGGTGAACCGCGATTGCGCGGCCTGGTTTGCCGACTATGCGCATGTGTTGATGCGCGAACTGGGCGGCGAGGTTAAGCACTGGATCACGCTCAACGAACCCTGGGTGGCGGTGGACGGCGGCTACGTCCACGGCGTCCACGCGCCGGGCCATGCGTCCCTGGCCGAAGCGCCTCACGCGGCGCACAACCTGTTGCGCGGGCATGCCCTGGCGGTGCAGGCCTTCCGCGCCGACGGCGAGGGGCAGATCGGCCTGGTGGTCAATCTGGAGCCGAAATATACGGCGTCCGACAAGGCCGAAGACAAGGCGGCGGCGGCGCGGGCCCACGCCTACATGAACCGCCAGTTTCTCGATCCGGTGTTGCTGGGCAGCTATCCCGAAGAACTGGCGGAAATCTACGGCTCCCACTGGCCGCGTTTCGATGAGGCCGACATGAAGCTGCTGCGCGAGCCTTTCGATTTCCTCGGCATCAACTACTACACCCGCTCGGTCAACCGGGCCGATCCCCAGGCCTTGCCGGTCGGCGCCAGCCCGGTGCGCCAACCGGGAGCAACCTATACCGAGATGGACTGGGAGGTTTTCCCCTCCGGGCTCCAGGAAACGCTGGAATGGGTCAAGCGGCGCTACGGCGACATCCCGCTCTACGTGACCGAAAACGGCGCGGCGATGGCTGACCCCCCGCCGGAAGACGGACGCTTGCAGGATGACGACCGGATTGATTATTTCCGCACTCACCTGCTCGCGGCACGCGCCGCGATGGAGGAGGGCGTCGATCTGCGCGGTTACTTCGCCTGGTCGCTGCTGGACAATTTCGAATGGAGCTGCGGCTATGCCAAACGATTCGGTCTGGTGCACGTGGACCGCGCCACCCAGGTCCGCACGCCCAAGGCCAGCGCGCATTTTTATTCCGAGGTCATCGCAACCCGGGGCGCCGTGTTAAGGTCCTAG
- the argE gene encoding acetylornithine deacetylase produces the protein MTTDFSDPLPLIRELIARPSVSCTDPHMDQSNRAVIELLADRLEACGFRVEVRDIDGRKANLVATLGGGEGQPDGLVLSGHTDTVPCDPELWRSDPFVATERDGRIYGLGSADMKSFFALSLAAASHFRAGDLRKPLVILATADEESSMSGARALAREQARLGRYCVIGEPTGLKPIRLHKGVMMESLTVRGRAGHSSDPALGANAIEGMWRVLGALQVWRAELQAAHRNEAFKVAGPTMNFGSIHGGDNPNRICAHCELHLDLRPLPGMNMERLREELRGKALGALLDQQGLSLEARALFDGLPPFETVADADLVRVCEDLTGQTAGSVAFGTEAPFLSALGLETLVLGPGNIEQAHQPDEYLELAQIPPAIAILRGLIERYCVAT, from the coding sequence ATGACGACCGATTTTTCCGATCCGCTGCCGCTGATACGCGAACTGATCGCCAGGCCCTCGGTCAGTTGCACCGACCCGCACATGGACCAGAGCAACCGCGCGGTGATCGAATTGCTGGCGGATCGGCTGGAGGCTTGCGGCTTCCGCGTGGAAGTGCGCGACATCGACGGCCGCAAGGCCAATCTGGTGGCCACACTGGGCGGTGGCGAGGGACAGCCGGACGGGCTGGTGCTGTCCGGCCATACCGACACGGTGCCCTGCGATCCCGAGCTGTGGCGCTCGGATCCCTTCGTTGCCACGGAGCGCGACGGGCGCATTTATGGCCTGGGATCGGCGGACATGAAGTCATTCTTCGCCTTAAGTCTCGCCGCCGCCAGCCATTTCCGCGCGGGCGATCTGCGCAAGCCGCTGGTGATCCTGGCCACCGCCGACGAGGAAAGCTCGATGAGCGGTGCGCGCGCGCTGGCTCGGGAACAGGCCAGGCTGGGGCGGTATTGCGTGATCGGCGAACCGACCGGGTTGAAACCGATACGATTGCACAAGGGCGTGATGATGGAGTCGCTGACCGTGCGCGGCAGGGCAGGGCATTCCAGCGATCCGGCCCTGGGCGCCAACGCCATCGAGGGGATGTGGCGGGTGCTCGGCGCCCTTCAGGTATGGCGTGCGGAGCTACAGGCGGCCCATCGCAACGAGGCTTTCAAGGTTGCGGGCCCGACGATGAATTTCGGTTCCATCCATGGCGGCGACAACCCCAACCGCATCTGCGCCCACTGCGAGCTGCACCTGGACTTGCGGCCCTTGCCGGGCATGAATATGGAGCGGCTGCGCGAGGAATTGCGCGGCAAGGCGCTGGGCGCCTTGCTCGACCAGCAGGGTCTCAGTTTGGAGGCTCGCGCGCTGTTCGACGGCCTGCCGCCCTTCGAAACGGTGGCCGATGCCGATCTGGTCCGAGTCTGCGAAGATCTGACGGGGCAGACCGCCGGCTCCGTCGCCTTCGGTACCGAAGCACCCTTCCTATCCGCCTTAGGCCTGGAAACCCTGGTGTTAGGCCCTGGCAACATCGAACAAGCCCATCAGCCCGACGAATACCTGGAACTCGCCCAGATCCCGCCCGCCATCGCCATCCTGCGCGGCTTGATCGAGCGCTACTGCGTGGCAACTTGA
- a CDS encoding META domain-containing protein — protein MTDTALQTSTTSTIQGCCRLAVPLLMVLACALAAPVWAGTLQGTALYRERIALPPGAVFEAVLQDVSSADAAGETLGRARLDPAGSPPFRFEITYDDAAVQPGHRYDVRATVTRDGQPLFATNRGYPVLDGGNTPLRLLLVSVRGGKQPRAGSTAGELELPASYEGELAGANSAILWHLDLLPEGRYQSRSTYLDAPESKPVDDIGRWLREPKTGRLELRGERTNPGYFRLEQGGAVLRKLDKSGKPIAAARNDRLRRLPQPAPIEPRLALTGLFKSLADSPSITLCADDRQLPVAMEADYRALEAAYRQESPPPGQALLVELDGLIAKRPSAEESQPPRPTLVVERYAKIWPRESCGNALAETPLRGTYWKLVRLNGEPVRVAERQQEPHLIFAADQPRLSGNSGCNRVTGGFESSGDKLKFGQLAGTMMACIQGMELERPFLQALEKVARYRIKGSHLELLDAEGSPLARFEAAALR, from the coding sequence ATGACAGACACTGCGCTGCAAACTTCGACAACCTCGACGATCCAGGGCTGCTGCCGGTTGGCGGTGCCTCTGCTGATGGTACTGGCCTGCGCCCTCGCGGCTCCGGTTTGGGCCGGCACGCTGCAAGGCACCGCCCTTTACCGTGAACGCATCGCACTGCCTCCCGGCGCGGTATTCGAAGCCGTGCTGCAAGACGTCTCGAGCGCCGATGCGGCGGGCGAGACGCTGGGCAGGGCCAGGCTCGATCCGGCGGGGAGTCCGCCGTTCCGTTTCGAGATCACCTACGACGATGCCGCCGTGCAGCCGGGCCACCGCTATGACGTCCGGGCTACCGTCACCCGCGACGGACAGCCGCTGTTCGCCACGAACCGCGGCTATCCCGTGCTCGACGGCGGCAACACGCCGCTCCGCCTGCTGCTGGTGTCCGTCCGCGGCGGCAAGCAGCCGCGCGCCGGCTCGACAGCCGGGGAGCTCGAGCTGCCCGCATCCTACGAAGGCGAACTGGCGGGCGCGAACAGCGCCATCCTCTGGCATCTCGACCTGCTGCCGGAAGGTCGCTACCAGTCGCGTAGCACCTATCTGGATGCCCCCGAGTCCAAGCCGGTCGACGACATCGGCCGCTGGCTGCGGGAGCCCAAGACCGGCCGGCTGGAGTTGCGGGGGGAGCGCACGAATCCAGGCTACTTCCGGCTGGAGCAGGGCGGCGCCGTGCTGCGCAAGCTGGATAAGTCCGGCAAGCCTATCGCGGCCGCCCGCAACGACCGGCTGCGGCGCCTGCCGCAGCCGGCGCCGATCGAACCGCGGCTGGCGCTGACCGGCCTGTTCAAATCCCTGGCCGATTCGCCTTCCATCACCCTGTGCGCCGATGACCGGCAACTGCCGGTGGCCATGGAGGCCGACTACCGGGCGCTGGAAGCCGCCTACCGGCAGGAAAGCCCTCCGCCGGGCCAGGCACTGCTGGTCGAACTGGACGGGCTGATCGCGAAACGTCCCTCGGCGGAGGAGAGCCAGCCCCCGAGGCCGACCCTAGTGGTGGAACGCTACGCCAAGATCTGGCCGCGGGAGTCCTGCGGCAACGCCTTGGCGGAGACTCCATTGCGGGGCACCTATTGGAAGCTGGTGCGCCTGAACGGGGAGCCGGTGCGCGTCGCGGAGCGGCAGCAAGAGCCGCATTTGATCTTCGCCGCCGATCAGCCGCGCCTGTCCGGCAACAGCGGCTGCAACCGGGTGACGGGCGGTTTCGAGTCGAGCGGCGACAAGCTGAAGTTCGGCCAACTGGCCGGCACCATGATGGCCTGCATCCAGGGCATGGAACTGGAGCGCCCGTTTCTGCAAGCCCTGGAGAAAGTGGCGCGCTACCGCATCAAGGGCAGCCACCTGGAACTGCTGGATGCCGAGGGCTCGCCGCTCGCACGCTTCGAGGCGGCGGCGCTACGCTGA
- a CDS encoding META domain-containing protein, with amino-acid sequence MKKLTRLLIAAISSWPILYAVPSAGGDAYAVAEARGKDGLVLAETTRVGGTKHERLGSQRAGKAGLGALPASFEGELPCADCPVVRYHLDIFPDRLYVLRAQYEGTQRPLDTVGTWAGNPSGSLLTLQRDRRSALTFEVSDSSTLLWPPRRMAGADKSGAGYVLKRTSTFQPVEARATLTGMYLHVAGSGVFEICTGPGQSRLPLAQEGVNAALEAAYGRLAPAAGVDVLARFEGRITMQPKPEGGGLQPALVVERVIELKPGETCRTQFTAIQLEDTPWTLTHLGDEAVPTRYDRTQPHFSLSPLDHRITGNAGCAQMTGRYTLDGSKLGFGSLVTTMNAQCRGGLDIQRAFLAAIDRVKAWRLGGRSLELLDVDGKTAARFQAR; translated from the coding sequence ATGAAGAAGCTCACGCGACTATTGATCGCCGCGATATCGTCGTGGCCGATTTTGTATGCCGTTCCGTCCGCGGGCGGGGATGCCTATGCCGTCGCCGAGGCGCGCGGCAAGGATGGCTTGGTGCTCGCCGAAACGACCCGTGTCGGGGGAACAAAGCACGAGAGGTTGGGTTCGCAACGTGCCGGCAAGGCGGGCCTTGGCGCGCTACCGGCAAGCTTCGAGGGTGAGCTTCCCTGTGCCGATTGCCCGGTCGTCCGCTATCACCTGGATATCTTCCCCGACCGCCTTTACGTCCTGAGAGCCCAATATGAAGGCACGCAACGTCCGTTAGACACCGTCGGTACCTGGGCGGGCAATCCCTCGGGTTCGTTGCTGACGTTGCAGCGCGACCGTCGCAGCGCGCTCACTTTCGAGGTCTCGGACAGTTCCACTTTGCTCTGGCCGCCTCGCAGAATGGCGGGCGCCGACAAGTCGGGGGCGGGCTATGTGCTCAAGCGAACCTCTACGTTCCAACCCGTCGAGGCGCGCGCCACGCTCACCGGCATGTACCTCCACGTGGCAGGCAGCGGCGTGTTCGAGATCTGCACGGGGCCGGGCCAAAGCCGCCTGCCGCTCGCGCAGGAGGGCGTGAACGCGGCGCTCGAAGCCGCTTATGGCCGCCTGGCTCCTGCGGCCGGCGTCGACGTGCTCGCGCGATTCGAAGGCCGCATCACCATGCAGCCCAAGCCGGAAGGCGGGGGCTTGCAGCCTGCTCTGGTCGTCGAGCGCGTCATCGAGTTAAAGCCCGGCGAAACCTGCAGAACCCAATTTACGGCCATCCAGCTCGAAGATACTCCGTGGACTCTCACTCATCTGGGCGATGAGGCCGTGCCGACGCGATACGACCGAACCCAGCCGCACTTCAGTCTGAGCCCCTTGGATCATCGCATCACCGGCAATGCAGGCTGCGCCCAGATGACGGGTCGGTATACCCTGGACGGTTCCAAGCTGGGGTTCGGCAGCCTAGTAACCACCATGAATGCGCAGTGCCGGGGCGGACTGGACATCCAGCGGGCCTTTCTGGCGGCGATCGATCGGGTGAAAGCCTGGCGTCTGGGCGGCCGGAGTCTGGAACTTCTGGACGTCGACGGCAAAACCGCTGCACGCTTCCAGGCGAGGTAA
- a CDS encoding alpha/beta hydrolase, which produces MKRLVLWFTGIVVVLTVAGVLAFKLSPWPSVAVFAYLFSKGDQASEAALEKHVPAGIVARRGLAYGESRDEIFDVYYRQGTEGPGPTIVWVHGGGWIGGSTDGIANYMKVLAGHGYTTVAVEYSTGYGATYPKPVQQVNAALGRLVRDAADLHIDPGAVVLAGDSAGAQIAGQIALITTDPAYADRLGIAPQLKPDQLSSVLLLSGAYDLAALDFEGDYAWFLRTVLWAYSGVENFLDDERFRLLSVTGHVTSTFPPSFISSGNGDPLAPQAVALTQKLDRLGVRTDALFFPNHAPPLPHEYQFNLDDPAGQEALKRILAFLDARRGRGAASPSSG; this is translated from the coding sequence ATGAAGCGTCTTGTTCTTTGGTTCACGGGGATAGTAGTCGTCCTGACCGTCGCCGGGGTGTTGGCTTTCAAGCTCAGCCCCTGGCCGTCGGTCGCCGTCTTCGCCTATCTGTTTTCCAAGGGCGACCAGGCTTCCGAGGCGGCGCTCGAAAAGCACGTACCGGCCGGCATCGTGGCCAGGCGCGGCCTCGCTTACGGCGAAAGCCGGGACGAAATCTTCGATGTCTATTACAGGCAGGGAACGGAGGGGCCCGGGCCGACCATCGTCTGGGTGCACGGAGGCGGCTGGATCGGCGGCAGCACGGACGGTATCGCCAACTATATGAAGGTGCTCGCGGGCCATGGCTACACGACGGTCGCGGTCGAATACTCGACGGGTTACGGCGCCACCTACCCCAAGCCGGTGCAGCAGGTGAACGCGGCACTCGGCCGTCTGGTCCGCGATGCTGCCGATCTCCACATCGATCCCGGGGCCGTCGTGCTCGCTGGCGATTCTGCCGGAGCTCAGATCGCCGGCCAGATCGCCCTGATCACTACCGATCCGGCCTACGCAGACCGGCTGGGTATTGCACCGCAATTGAAACCGGACCAGCTTTCCTCGGTCCTCCTGCTGTCCGGCGCCTACGATCTGGCGGCGCTGGATTTCGAAGGCGACTACGCCTGGTTTCTCAGGACCGTGCTCTGGGCGTATTCGGGGGTGGAGAATTTCCTCGACGACGAACGCTTCCGGCTGCTTTCGGTGACCGGCCATGTGACATCGACATTCCCGCCGAGCTTCATTTCCAGCGGCAACGGCGATCCCCTCGCGCCCCAGGCCGTTGCGCTGACGCAAAAACTCGATCGTCTGGGAGTGCGCACCGACGCGCTGTTCTTCCCTAACCATGCGCCGCCGCTTCCCCACGAGTACCAGTTCAATCTCGACGATCCGGCCGGGCAGGAAGCATTGAAGCGGATATTGGCCTTTCTCGACGCGCGGCGGGGTAGGGGAGCGGCGAGTCCTTCGTCCGGTTGA